Genomic window (Mustela erminea isolate mMusErm1 chromosome X, mMusErm1.Pri, whole genome shotgun sequence):
ggggaggggagctggggggcggcggggggggggggggcgctcctCTGCTTCCATGCTACAGCCCCTCCCGCCCTTGGCTGCCCCCTCAGAACCAAGGTGACCAGCTGCCGGAGGCACGTGCATCCCCGCCTCCGAGGCACATCTGCTTCGTCCAAAGCCTCTGTCTAGCTCCCTCGGAAAACGGGGCCCGCTCGGCTCCCGGAGGAGGGGCCGGcgggaagaagggggaggagggcgCGAGTCTCACTTGCTCACTGCTCTGCCAGATCCGCGTTCTGCTTCCTCCCACAGCAGCGGTGCAATGTGCTTTCTTGcgattattttaaaaacagagagggagagagaatgagtggcgGCCAGTGGCTCCTGAGGGTGAAGTGTGAGCGCCGGGTGGGGAGGACAGGGGGTCCTGGCAGGTGGCGTTCCTGAAGCAGAAGGGGGGGGTCCGGCGAAGGGTTCAGGTGCAGGGGAGCTGCCTCTCACTGACCATCTGCCTTAGATTTCTTTGGAGCGGATTTCCTTGAAAGGAgccaagaaggaaagagagtgtCAGCATGGGTCCCGACGACACTGGGAAACCACGCGGCGGGCCTCCCTGCGGACTTCTGGCTGGTGCCTCACACGCACTCCCACCCCATGTGCAGCCCCTCGAGGCTTTGGAAGGGACGAGCCACACTGTTTCTACTGCTGCTTCCTCCCAGTAGCTGTCTACCCTCAGCCTTAGAAAGTTCCAGAAAGGGGCTTCCTGCTTACATTTCCGGAGAGGACATGGGCCGCTTGCTGGCTGGCTTGGCGCCAGAGCTGTCTTTACTGGTTTCTGAAAGGAAGAACGGAGTGGTAAGCAGCTCAGCGAGGTGGGCCGAGTGGCCGACTTCAGCCGCACAATGGCCCACAGGCCAAGAGGCCGAGAGCGGAGAGGACAGGGACACCCTGCCCACAGCCGACAGAAGCCTGCCGAGCGAAGGCCTCTCCTATGTGTGCCACCTCTTCCCGCAGTAGCCCGGGCCTGGGTGAGAGGCCCTCACCGTTCTCCCTGGTTGGCCTCATGGGAACTGGAGTGAAGCCCGACAAGGCCCGCTGGGGCGTCCAttctccaccctgccccctggACTTGGGCCTTGCCCTGCACCTCCGACTTGAAGTTCTCATGCTCCCCCGTCTCACCTCAAACACCCTTGGCCGGCTTTCCCCGAACCCGCAGATGAAGCGAggtgcccccccgccccgagaCCCCTCCATAGCACCCACCCTAAGTCATCTCCCCCAACCGTGAGGCTCTAACGTCCAGCCTGGAGCCAGGTCGCCCCACCTCACGTGGTGCTGGCCCAGGAGCCTCCCGCACGACACCTACCTTGCAACCACCTCACTTGGGTGGCTGGGCCATAGCCCTTCTCGTTGCGGGCGGCGATGCGGAAGATGATGGCGGGCTTGGTGGTGTAGTCGATGTGGGCGTTGGAGAGGCTGGACGACTGCACCAGGCAGGACGGGCTGGGCCCGCAGTACACCCGCATGAAGGCCAGCTGGGCCGGCGTGGAACTCTTGGGCTCGCCACCGGCCTGCGAGCTCTGGATGGCCAGGTACACCGAGTACTCGATGATCTTGCCGGAGGTCACAGACGGCGGCTCCCAGGTCAGGTGCGCACCATCTGGACTCTAGAACCAAGGGGCCAGAGGTCAAGCCATGCCGCCTGTGGCCTCTGTgactctctccctcagcctctccggGGACAGAGAAGTGGGAACACTTTGTGGCTCCCCAAACTGACTGGTTGTACCTTAGCTCTTTTCCTGACACAACCGAGCTCTGGGGACATGGCCTcgccagccccagcccagggggTCAGTCTGACCGAATGACGAAGTAACACGAACGGGGGCTCAGAGCACCGCCTCCCTTCACCTGCTCTGCCACCGACTGTGGGACTTGGCCCTGAGcctcttggtgcctcagtttcctcagatcCCAGACCTCCTCAGGACGTTGAAGGATTGGATAAAGAAAACACGTTGAACGTGGCAGGTAAGAGACCCTCAGTGAACACTAGCGGCCACGTTAGAGAAAAGGAGACCGAAGACGGGGAGGGAAGGAACGGACTCTCGTCAACCCAGCGCCCAGCGACAGGACAGAAGCTGCAGCCCAGACCCAGCCGGCCCAGAAGGGAGCGCCTGGAGGACAGGCTTGGGCTCGGCCTGCTGAATTCCAGCTGGACACAGGGTCACCCCACGGCAAGACTCACTTTGCTGATTTTAATGGCACAGGGGGCCCCCGGAAAACCAGGCAGACACGTCTTAAAGGCCGAGATCTCGCTGAAGGGTCCCCGGCCGCAGGCATTGATCCCGGCCACGCGGAACTTATAGGCTGTGCCCGGCTGCAGCTCCTGCTTCTTCAGCTGGTTGTAGTCGGGGACGGTGCCCGAGTCGTCCTGGGTACAGAGGCCGGgaggacaggaagagggagagagaaaaaggtgaCCTAAGCCCCGTCGCCGAGAGAGCAGCTCTGGGGTTGGGCTCCAGGGCTGGCAGCACTCTCCCATCCTGGGGATGGGCCAGGAGGGCAGCAGTAGGGACAGGGGACTGACAATAGGCTTTGTGGCGGCTCTAAGGGCCCTGGGAGAAAAAGGCATGTGGAGAGGACGCCACAGGTGGCTGTCCTCCGGCTAGCCCCAAGGCAGATGGTGCCCTGGGGAGCTTCGGAAGGCGCCGTGAGCCCCGACACCTGCCTCATGGCcagcccgcccccacccccacccaagggCACCGGCCGGGGGGAACACTTACGTCAGAAGGGATAGCGTCATCTGGTGGCAGAAAATAGTGTGTCACCATTACATTGGTACCCTTAATGACCCCCACATCAAACCACTGGTTCTCCTTCTTCACAGGCGCCTTGCTGGGTGGGGGCGGCAAGTCTGGCTTCTGAGAGACGGAAAGGAGAGCTGAAACCCTCGGCCTTCGGGCCCCGGGCGCCGCACCTCTCAAAACCCCGCCACACCAGACTCACCACACCCAGGGACTCGATGCCATTGGCCACTTCCGTCAGGGTGGCCGCGGCCTGCAGCTTGGCGGGGCTGGCCACCACCACCGGCTGCGGAGCCACAAACGTGTTGGACGGAGCCAGGCCTGTGAGGGAGAGAAACATCCTTGGGGGGCTGGCCCGGAGAGCCTGCTTGTGCGCGGGGAGCTCCTCCCCCTCGGGCCAGACCACCCCGGCCGCGTCTGCGGGGAAGGGCCCAGGCGCTTGGCCCCCACCAGCGCGGCGCGGCACCCTTGCACTCACTCTCGGTGGCCGTGGGGGGCAGCAGGGCCACGGTGCTGGGCACGGCCGCGGCCAGCTCGTTGAGGCAGTTGCCCTCGATGGCTGGGTCGTTGAGGCTGTCGGCGGGGGCCAAGGCCTCGGTGGggaggtgctgctgctgctgcgccTGCGCCTCctgtagctgctgctgctgcacgAGCGCGGCCAGCTCCTGCTGCGTCAGCACGATGGGGATGGTGGCGGCCTGGCCCTCCTGTCCCTCGGCCGACAGGTGGCCCAGCTCCGCCTGCGTCACAGCCGCCGCTGCCTCAGATGTGTCCATGGGCTCCCCGGTGCCTGCtccagggggcggggtgggggtgggggcagggacgcCACTCAAGAGGAGCGCCGGCCCAGGCGGCCCAGCCCCACGCCCCTGCCCGCCCTGTCCTGGCCAACTCGGGCCACCCTGGCAGGGAGCCAGGCCCCCTCTTCTCAGGCAGCCCGCTACCTCCCAGCGCAGTGGCCACCTGGTCAGGGCAGTCAGTGGGAGGCTGCAGAGGCCTACCCGGGCCTTGCTCCTCCCGAGGGGCCCACCTTCCCCTCAGGGCTCCTGGCCGGCCTGGCCGGAAACCGCCGTAGTCAGTGCTCAGCTGCCCCCCCGCCAGCACCTACCCATGACGGCCTGCTGCGCTGCCTGGAGCACTGCCTGGATGGCCAGGGCCTGGGCCTCCTCCGTGGCTGCGGCCTGGGCAGCCGCTTCAGCGGCAGCAGTGACCGCCAGCTCCTCGGGGGTGAGCCCCGTCACCATGAGGGTGGTGGTGCCCGCCTGGGCCTCGGCCATCAGCTCTTGGGGGAGGGCCAACTGGTCTACGTCAGACTGTGTGGGTGGGGGCGGCTGGACCACCACCGTGGCCACCACGGCTGAGCTGGCAGGCTCCTGGCCCGGAGACGGGTCCCCTGTACTGCTCAGATCCACGGCGGCCTGGAGTTCAGGGGTCTGGGAGGCTGACAGGACCTCGGCGGACTCCCCCAGCAGGGGTGTAGAGGTGGGCTGCAGGAGTTGCCGTGGCGGCAGCTGCTGGCGAGGCCCTGGCGAGGCCTGGAGTTCCTCTGGGGGCTGCAGGATGTCAACAGCAGAGAAGGGCATGTCAGAAGTTTCTGTGTTGGCTATGGTCACTGTTATCGTGGCTGGGATGGGGACTTCGGTGGTCAGAGCCCCTGGGGTAGCCTCAGTCACTGATGAGATCttctagaaaggaagagaagcccccgtcagaggggagaaaagagcGGCCAGAGCCGGGCAGCCTTCATCTTTCCCCGGAGACCTGGATTTTCACCAGCCACGGCCAGCCTCACCCCACCTGATTAGGAGCGCAGCAGGTGACCAAGCCATGGTGGGGGCGCACAAGACGGGAAACCCTTGGGACCCTCTGGCTGATTTTCACCCATCCTCAGAGAGGTATCCCAGTCTAGCCAAAGAGACACTCTGGCTCCTGCCGTGTCACTCTCACTGGTTATAGCCAAATGACAAGCCTCTAAGACGCTGGGGCCTGGAAGACCCCTGCCTCCTACCCAACGATGCCCCCGGCAGCTCTTTTATGGTCAGGAAGAAGGACTcagaaaaagggaggaggagCGGTCCAGTGCCTGGGGCAAGGGCGACACCTGGTGTCCGAGCCTGGAACCGCACGGACCAGAAGTGCAGTGGGCAGCACAGGGTACCTCCGGGGGTTCTTACCGGCACCGAGGGGCCTGGGACGGGCGTGGACTGTGTTACAGTGGTCACAGCCCGTGTCAGGGTGGAGGACACGGTCGTTGTAACGGCACTGGAGCTGGTGATGTTCACATTGTCACCCTGggtgctctctgcctctccctggtcACTGGCGGCTGGTGGGGGATCTGGAAGGGAGGGAGCGAGCAAAGAGAAGTGTGACAAGTACTAGGCCAGCAGAAGCCCCAAGGCCTCTAGCCAGCTTTGCCCCCAGGGGACACAGTTTCTGGCAGTACCCCAACCCCTGCTGGGACACCGAGCCCCAAGAACTCTAACTACTGGCTTCTGGCCGGGCGGCTCTTCTAGTCACCGCTCCCCTCAGCCTCTGAGCCCAAGGCTCCGGGAGACAACGCACGCCGGGCCGGTGTCTTTACTCACCTTGGTTCGAGCTCATGTTGGAGGTGACGGTGGTGGCTGTGTGCGTGGTGCCTGTCTCATGCGTCTCACAAGGCGGGTTGGAGCAAACCCTCTGCGTCGGGAACGGAGCCAGCAACGAAGCAGCAGCCTGGGTGGCGACGGCGGCCGGTGCTGCCACCTCCAAGCCGGACTCTAGGGTCCTATGGGAGGGAACGGTATCGGGGAGCAGGGCACCCACGCCGACTGACATGGTGGTGCCAGTGGAAGTGGTCTGGTGCGTCTCGCAGGGGCGGCCGGCAGGGGGCTGCTGTCCGCCCTCAGGCTGGCCTGCACTCCCACCGGAGGTGGCGGTGGTGGGTGTGTGCGTGGTGCCCGTCTCGTGGGTCTCGCAAGGCGGGTTGGAGCAGACCCGCTGGGCACTGCCTGCGTTCGAGGTAGTGGCGGTGTTGGTGGTGCCCGTCTCGTGGGTCTCGCAGGGCGGGTTGGAGCAGACTTGGGTCACGGCGGCTGAAGGGCACAGCAGCGCCTCCAGGGCCGGCACAGTCACAGTGGCGGTGGCACCTGGTGAGCTCTCGTATGTGGGCATGGGGGTCCCCCGGGCCTCGCCAGGCTCCCCGGCCCCCATGGCAGAGCGGACCGTGGTGGGTGTGTTGGTCGTGTGCGTGTGGTGGGCCTCCAGCTGGCGGCCGACGGACACCAGCGGACTCAGGCCAGCCACGGGACTGTCCTTGCTTCCGAGGATGCTGGCTCGGACCTGGCCGCTCACAGGGGCCAGCTGCACGAAAGCTGAGCATGGGGCTGCGCCAGTGGCCATCACAGTCATGGTGGCGCTGGTCACGCTGGTCTGGCGGGTTTGGCACAAGGGCTTGACGGACATCTGGGCTCCCTCTGACGCCCCAGCAGCCACGCCAACCCGGAGCACAGCGGGCGCGGTGCCGGCCATGCAGACACGCCGCACGTCCCGCTGCTGGCCGGCACCGATGCTGGACATGGCGGTGGTGGCGGTGCTGGTGGTGCCCGTCTCGTGCGTCTCGCACGGCGGGTTGGAGCAGCTGTGCGGCCCGGCCATGTTGGACGTAGCGGTGGTGGCTGTGTTAGTGGTGCCCGTCTCATGCGTCTCACACGGTGGGTTGGAGCAGACGCGGACCACGCTGCCATTCTGTGGCCCAACCGTCGAAGTCACGAGGGAAGCAGCTGCCTCCTGTCTGTCACAGACGAACTGCACGTGGGCGGGCTGAGGCTGCCCCCCGAGGTTAGCCACGACAGTGGTGGTGGCCGTGTTAGTGGTGCCCGTCTCGTGCGTCTCGCAGGGTGGGTTCGAGCACACCAGGGTCACGGTGCCTGGCTGTACCTCTCCCTGGCCCGAGTCAGCGATGGTGACCGTGGCCGTGGGCTGTTCTGTAGTAGGTGAGGCTAGAATGGACACAGGCAGGTCGTGCACAGGCTGAGCCTCGACACCACTGGGTGCCGTGATGAGAGTCACCTGGGTCGGCTGGGAGACAGGCTGGGGGAGAGAACAGATGGGAAGGGTTACTTCTGCAACTTCCTATCTGTCCCTCTGCCATCCTACAGCGTCACCCGTGCTGGCGGGGACCACTGGCTCAGGTTCTAAAGCAACAGCCCCGGGAAATATCCAGGACCTGTTTTCCCTCTGAGCTCCAGACACTGAGTGGCTCAGGGACCAGGTTAGAGGCACGGCTTTGCCTCCAAGACCATGGAGACTGGGAAGGGGCTGTGGGGTTGCGTCAGCGGCTAGGGCCAGTCCTTGGTCATGGAGGGAGCCCCGCTGACCCTGTACCTAGACGCTTTGCCACTTGCATGAATTCAGcttaaaatgtacaaagaaagtAAATACTATGCACGCAAAAAGAGAAACTGTTGAATCGTCTACGTTGTAAGAGGAAACGTCTGCCCTGCGTTCAAAATCTAGAACTGCTTAAGACCTAACCTGCTGACACGACAGTCGTAGTGACCAAGAGCCACAGCGGTACAACAGGGAAgcgcccctgcccctccccaggccacaCAGGTGAGGAGAAGAGGGCCTGGACCCCAAGTAGCAGAGCAGAAGCCTTGGGCTGTGGCCCATCCgtacgcacgcgcacacacacgcgcacacgcctGTGGATGCCGGCCATCCTACCTGCATGGTGATGGTGGGGGTGCTGAGCCCACCGGCCGCCGTCAGTGTGGTCTGAGCTGCCGACACGGTGATGGCAGTGGGGTTGATCACTTGGCTTGAGAGGGTGGCGATGGTGCCCAACGTGGTGATGGGCGTGGCCAGGGAGGCGCTGGTACTGTGGCCTCCGGCTCCGGCAAGGCTAGTGGAAACGGTGCCTGTCACTGTGCCGAGGGTTGTGACgcctggagggggaaggggcaagggTGGGGTGAGGCCCACACCTGGGGCCTTCCCCCTGCTAGCAGCTTTTCC
Coding sequences:
- the HCFC1 gene encoding host cell factor 1 isoform X7, yielding MNYLATNQWFIPAVRGDIPPGCAAYGFVCDGTRLLVFGGMVEYGKYSNDLYELQASRWEWKRLKAKTPKNGPPPCPRLGHSFSLVGNKCYLFGGLANDSEDPKNNIPRYLNDLYILELRPGSGVVAWDIPITYGVLPPPRESHTAVVYTEKDNKKSKLVIYGGMSGCRLGDLWTLDIDTLTWNKPSLSGVAPLPRSLHSATTIGNKMYVFGGWVPLVMDDVKVATHEKEWKCTNTLACLNLDTMAWETILMDTLEDNIPRARAGHCAVAINTRLYIWSGRDGYRKAWNNQVCCKDLWYLETEKPPPPARVQLVRANTNSLEVSWGAVATADSYLLQLQKYDIPATAATATSPTPNPVPSVPANPPKSPAPAAAAPAVQPLTQVGITLLPQAASAPPTTTTIQVLPTVPGSSISVPAAARTPGVPAVLKVTGPQATTGTPLVTMRPASQAGKAPVTVTSLPAGVRMVVPTQSAQGTVIGSSPQMSGMAALAAAAAATQKIPPSSAPTVLSVPAGTTIVKTVAVTPGTTTLPATVKVASSPVMVSNPATRMLKTAAAQVGTSVSSAANTSTRPIITVHKSGTVTVAQQAQVVTTVVGGVTKTITLVKSPISVPGGSALISNLGKVMSVVQTKPVQTSAVTGQASTGPVTQIIQTKGPLPAGTILKLVTSADGKPTTIITTTQASGAGTKPTILGISSVSPSTTKPGTTTIIKTIPMSAIITQAGATGVTSSPGIKSPITIITTKVMTSGTGAPAKIITAVPKIATGHGQQGVTQVVLKGAPGQPGTILRTVPMGGVRLVTPVTVSAVKPAVTTLVVKGTTGVTTLGTVTGTVSTSLAGAGGHSTSASLATPITTLGTIATLSSQVINPTAITVSAAQTTLTAAGGLSTPTITMQPVSQPTQVTLITAPSGVEAQPVHDLPVSILASPTTEQPTATVTIADSGQGEVQPGTVTLVCSNPPCETHETGTTNTATTTVVANLGGQPQPAHVQFVCDRQEAAASLVTSTVGPQNGSVVRVCSNPPCETHETGTTNTATTATSNMAGPHSCSNPPCETHETGTTSTATTAMSSIGAGQQRDVRRVCMAGTAPAVLRVGVAAGASEGAQMSVKPLCQTRQTSVTSATMTVMATGAAPCSAFVQLAPVSGQVRASILGSKDSPVAGLSPLVSVGRQLEAHHTHTTNTPTTVRSAMGAGEPGEARGTPMPTYESSPGATATVTVPALEALLCPSAAVTQVCSNPPCETHETGTTNTATTSNAGSAQRVCSNPPCETHETGTTHTPTTATSGGSAGQPEGGQQPPAGRPCETHQTTSTGTTMSVGVGALLPDTVPSHRTLESGLEVAAPAAVATQAAASLLAPFPTQRVCSNPPCETHETGTTHTATTVTSNMSSNQDPPPAASDQGEAESTQGDNVNITSSSAVTTTVSSTLTRAVTTVTQSTPVPGPSVPKISSVTEATPGALTTEVPIPATITVTIANTETSDMPFSAVDILQPPEELQASPGPRQQLPPRQLLQPTSTPLLGESAEVLSASQTPELQAAVDLSSTGDPSPGQEPASSAVVATVVVQPPPPTQSDVDQLALPQELMAEAQAGTTTLMVTGLTPEELAVTAAAEAAAQAAATEEAQALAIQAVLQAAQQAVMAGTGEPMDTSEAAAAVTQAELGHLSAEGQEGQAATIPIVLTQQELAALVQQQQLQEAQAQQQQHLPTEALAPADSLNDPAIEGNCLNELAAAVPSTVALLPPTATESLAPSNTFVAPQPVVVASPAKLQAAATLTEVANGIESLGVKPDLPPPPSKAPVKKENQWFDVGVIKGTNVMVTHYFLPPDDAIPSDDDSGTVPDYNQLKKQELQPGTAYKFRVAGINACGRGPFSEISAFKTCLPGFPGAPCAIKISKSPDGAHLTWEPPSVTSGKIIEYSVYLAIQSSQAGGEPKSSTPAQLAFMRVYCGPSPSCLVQSSSLSNAHIDYTTKPAIIFRIAARNEKGYGPATQVRWLQETSKDSSGAKPASKRPMSSPEMKSAPKKSKADGQ
- the HCFC1 gene encoding host cell factor 1 isoform X5; this encodes MALKSATRFLPVSLFCSVTSATNQWFIPAVRGDIPPGCAAYGFVCDGTRLLVFGGMVEYGKYSNDLYELQASRWEWKRLKAKTPKNGPPPCPRLGHSFSLVGNKCYLFGGLANDSEDPKNNIPRYLNDLYILELRPGSGVVAWDIPITYGVLPPPRESHTAVVYTEKDNKKSKLVIYGGMSGCRLGDLWTLDIDTLTWNKPSLSGVAPLPRSLHSATTIGNKMYVFGGWVPLVMDDVKVATHEKEWKCTNTLACLNLDTMAWETILMDTLEDNIPRARAGHCAVAINTRLYIWSGRDGYRKAWNNQVCCKDLWYLETEKPPPPARVQLVRANTNSLEVSWGAVATADSYLLQLQKYDIPATAATATSPTPNPVPSVPANPPKSPAPAAAAPAVQPLTQVGITLLPQAASAPPTTTTIQVLPTVPGSSISVPAAARTPGVPAVLKVTGPQATTGTPLVTMRPASQAGKAPVTVTSLPAGVRMVVPTQSAQGTVIGSSPQMSGMAALAAAAAATQKIPPSSAPTVLSVPAGTTIVKTVAVTPGTTTLPATVKVASSPVMVSNPATRMLKTAAAQVGTSVSSAANTSTRPIITVHKSGTVTVAQQAQVVTTVVGGVTKTITLVKSPISVPGGSALISNLGKVMSVVQTKPVQTSAVTGQASTGPVTQIIQTKGPLPAGTILKLVTSADGKPTTIITTTQASGAGTKPTILGISSVSPSTTKPGTTTIIKTIPMSAIITQAGATGVTSSPGIKSPITIITTKVMTSGTGAPAKIITAVPKIATGHGQQGVTQVVLKGAPGQPGTILRTVPMGGVRLVTPVTVSAVKPAVTTLVVKGTTGVTTLGTVTGTVSTSLAGAGGHSTSASLATPITTLGTIATLSSQVINPTAITVSAAQTTLTAAGGLSTPTITMQPVSQPTQVTLITAPSGVEAQPVHDLPVSILASPTTEQPTATVTIADSGQGEVQPGTVTLVCSNPPCETHETGTTNTATTTVVANLGGQPQPAHVQFVCDRQEAAASLVTSTVGPQNGSVVRVCSNPPCETHETGTTNTATTATSNMAGPHSCSNPPCETHETGTTSTATTAMSSIGAGQQRDVRRVCMAGTAPAVLRVGVAAGASEGAQMSVKPLCQTRQTSVTSATMTVMATGAAPCSAFVQLAPVSGQVRASILGSKDSPVAGLSPLVSVGRQLEAHHTHTTNTPTTVRSAMGAGEPGEARGTPMPTYESSPGATATVTVPALEALLCPSAAVTQVCSNPPCETHETGTTNTATTSNAGSAQRVCSNPPCETHETGTTHTPTTATSGGSAGQPEGGQQPPAGRPCETHQTTSTGTTMSVGVGALLPDTVPSHRTLESGLEVAAPAAVATQAAASLLAPFPTQRVCSNPPCETHETGTTHTATTVTSNMSSNQDPPPAASDQGEAESTQGDNVNITSSSAVTTTVSSTLTRAVTTVTQSTPVPGPSVPKISSVTEATPGALTTEVPIPATITVTIANTETSDMPFSAVDILQPPEELQASPGPRQQLPPRQLLQPTSTPLLGESAEVLSASQTPELQAAVDLSSTGDPSPGQEPASSAVVATVVVQPPPPTQSDVDQLALPQELMAEAQAGTTTLMVTGLTPEELAVTAAAEAAAQAAATEEAQALAIQAVLQAAQQAVMAGTGEPMDTSEAAAAVTQAELGHLSAEGQEGQAATIPIVLTQQELAALVQQQQLQEAQAQQQQHLPTEALAPADSLNDPAIEGNCLNELAAAVPSTVALLPPTATESLAPSNTFVAPQPVVVASPAKLQAAATLTEVANGIESLGVKPDLPPPPSKAPVKKENQWFDVGVIKGTNVMVTHYFLPPDDAIPSDDDSGTVPDYNQLKKQELQPGTAYKFRVAGINACGRGPFSEISAFKTCLPGFPGAPCAIKISKSPDGAHLTWEPPSVTSGKIIEYSVYLAIQSSQAGGEPKSSTPAQLAFMRVYCGPSPSCLVQSSSLSNAHIDYTTKPAIIFRIAARNEKGYGPATQVRWLQETSKDSSGAKPASKRPMSSPEMKSAPKKSKADGQ